Below is a genomic region from Pseudomonas extremaustralis.
CTATCCGGCGGACATTTCGGTCTATTGTTTCAAAGCGGATACATTCACGACACGCCCACAACACGCCGCACGATTAGCCTCGCCCGCACGACCCCGACCAGCACTTCCAGCCATGGGGCTGGGCGCCTATGCTGACCGCAACAACCAGGCAGATGATCGCACTATGCATACCCCACCCGTCCCTGTGAAAGACGAGCAAAAAGCCGCGGTGATCGCCGATGACAAGCGCTGGAATACCCGCGCGCTGATCGTTGACGACGACGTACCGATCCGCGAACTGTTGATCGATTACCTGGCCCGCTTCAATATTCTCGCCACCGGCGTGACCGACGGCACCGCCATGCGCCTGGCCATGCAAGCCGAAACCTTCGATGTGGTCGTGCTCGACCTAATGCTGCCGGGCGAAGACGGCTTGTCGCTGTGCCGTTGGCTGCGCGGCGAATCGGACATCCCGATCCTGATGCTCACCGCTCGCTGCGAACCCACGGACCGCATCATCGGCCTGGAACTGGGCGCCGACGACTATATGTCCAAGCCTTTCGAGCCCCGTGAGCTGGTGGCGCGCATCCAGACCATCCTGCGCCGCGTGCGTGACGATCGCACTGAACAGCGCGCCAATATCCGCTTCGACAACTGGCGACTCAACAGCGTGCTGCGCCAACTGGTGGCCGACGATGGCCTGGTGGTGCCACTGTCCAATGCTGAATTCCGCCTGTTGTGGGTGTTTATCGAACGTCCGCGCCGCGTGCTGAGCCGCGAACAATTGCTGGATGCCGCCCGGGGCCGCTCCATCGAAGCCTTTGATCGCAGCATCGACTTGCTGGTCTCGCGCCTGCGCCAAAAACTGGGGGATGACCCAAAGGCACCGCAGTTGATCAAGACTGTGCGTGGCGAAGGCTACCTGTTCGACGCCCGGGATATCGGCTGATGCGTGCCCCCTTCAACACACTGTTCGGTCGGCTGTTCGGCGTGTTGCTGGTGGCAATTGTGCTCGCCCATGGACTGGCATATTTCTGGTTTCACCATTACGGCCAACCGCCCCCACCGCCGCCACCGCGCCCTGAACAGTTTATCGAACCGCCCGATGGAGCAAGGCCGCCGCCGCCACGCGAGAACAGCGACCGTCCCTGGTTCGGCGGTCCCGTGGTGCCCCTGACCTTTCAATTTTTCTCGCTGATCATCGCGGCCTGGTACGGTGCCAAACTGCTGAGCCGCCCGATCCAGCGCCTGAGCGAAGCAGCCGAACGTTTGAGCCTGGACCTGGACAGCCCCCCACTCGACGAATCCGGGCCTCGGGAAGCGCGGCAGGCGGCATTGACCTTCAATCTGATGCAAAAACGTATCCGCGAGCAGGTCAGCCAGCGCGCGCGCATGCTGGGGGCGGTCTCCCATGACCTGCGCACCCCGCTGTCACGCCTCAAGCTGCGCCTGGAACAGATCGAGGACACGCGGTTGCAAGGCCAGATGCGCCAGGACCTGAACGACATGATCGGCATGCTCGACGCCACCCTGAGCTACCTGCACGAACAGCGCACCAGCGAAACCCGGCAGTGGCTGGATGTGCAGGCGTTGGTGGAGTCCATGAGTGAAAACGCCCAGGATCAGGGCAGCGATGTGCAGTTCGCCGGCACCTGCGCGCCCTTGCAAGTGCAGCCGATGGCACTGCGTTCGTGCCTCAACAACCTGATCGATAATGCATTGCGCTACGCCGGCAGCGCGCGCCTGGAGCTGGACGACAGCCGCGAGGCCCTGGTTATCCGGGTGATCGACCATGGTCCGGGGATTGCCACGGATAAACGCGAGACGGTGTTCGAGCCGTTCTATCGGCTGGAAGGCTCGCGCAACCGCAACTCCGGCGGCGTTGGCCTGGGCATGACCATTGCCAAGGACGCGGTTGAGCGCCTCGGCGGCCGCCTGACCCTGGAAGAGACCCCGGGCGGAGGCTTGACCGCCGTGATGTGGCTGCCAAGGGCTTAGAGGGGCTTGTCTTCGTGACGCCCCTGGGCCTGAGTCGCGCTCCAATCCATCAGCAGACTGTACGCGACCGCCAGCAACGTTGGACCGATAAACAGGCCGATAAAGCCAAAGGCGATCAACCCACCGAACACGCCCAGCAATACGATCACCAGCGGCAGGTTGCCACCGCGACTGATCAGGTAAGGCTTGAGCACGTTGTCCACGCCGCTGATGACGAACGTGCCCCATACGCCGAGGAACACCGCGTAGGTGTAATCGCCCTTCCACGCCAGCCAGGCCGTGGCCGGGATCCACACCAGCGGCGGGCCCATGGGGATCAGGCTCAGCAGGAAAGTCACGATCCCCAGCACCAGCGCGCCCGGCACACCAGCGATCAGGAAGCCGATCAGCGCCAGCACAGCCTGGGCAGCGGCTGTGCCGATCACCCCATTGACCACCCGTTGCACGGTACCGGCCACCAGTTCGATGTAGTAACCCGCACGTTCGCCGATCAAGCGCTCCAGCAAGCGGTGCACGAACATGGCCAGACGCGGCCCGTCGCGGTAGAAAAAGAACACGAACACCAGGCTCAGGGTCAACTCGAGAATACCGCCACCGATCTGCGCGCTGCGTGCCAGCAGCCAGTTACCGACCTGCCCCAGATACGGCTTGAGGCTGACCATCAACGCCGCGCCCTGCTGATCGATGCTGTTCCACATCGCCACCAGGCGCTCGCCGACAAACGGGATCGCACCCAGCCAGCTCGGCGCCTCAGGCAAGCCGTCGACCTGTATGTCCTTGATCAACGCCACGGCATCGCGCACATGGTCAGCCAGGTTGAACCCCAGCCACACCAACGGCACCGCCACCAGCAGCATCCAACCCAGGGTCAGGATTCCGGCAGCCAGGGATTCCCGACCGCCCAGCCAGCGCGTGAGCAGCACCATCAACGGCCAACTGGCAAAGGCCAGCACCGCGCCCCAGAACAGCGCCGACCAGAACGGCGCCATCACCCAGAAGCTGGCCCCGAACAGCACCAACAGCAGGATTTGCACCAGCAGGCGATCGTTATTGAGCATGGAGTATCTCTAGAAGAAGGCTGTAAGAAGAGAGCTTAGGCGAACGGCACGGGTCCGTTCGCCCGGTGGCGTTCAGCGTATCAGATGCACATGCAAGCCTTTGGTTTCAGCGCTGCCGGTTTCCATGCGCGCGCCACGCACGCCCTTTTCGATCAGGGCCTGGCGCCAGGCTTCGGCATTCGGCCCGGTCAAGCTGACGCGCAACGTGGTATCGAGGTTCAACCCACGGGAAATCAGGGTCAGCCAGGTTTCATCCGGCTCGGCACCGAGCGCGGGGAAGTCCAGCTCGCCGGTGCTTTTCAGTTCGCGCAACAACGTCGCCGAGGTAGGCAACAGCCCACCCAGCGGCGCGCTGGCATCCAGTTGCTCGACGTGCAGGTAGGCGCGGCGGTTACCCCGCGTAATACCGTAAAGCGCAATCAGGGAGTTTGCCTGCGGCTCGGCCAGGCGCAGCAACAGGTATTCCTGCTGGCTGTCGGCCCCCACCAGCTTGGCATTGCCGAAAATCTCGTTGGCCCACAGGCTGCTCTCACCGCAATCGCGGGCCTTGCACCAGAACAACAATTGCGCGCCCTTTTGCTGCAAGGCTTCACGGGTGGCGGTAAAGGCGTCGCTGGAGGTGTGTTCGGCGGGCAGTTCGTAGGTGATGGCTGTGGCTTGGCCGCGTGCGATGGCCTGGTCTTCGTAACGCAGTTGGCCACTGATCTTGCGGATCGCCCCCATCGGGTAAATGCGCTCTTTTTCTTCGGCGGGACGGTAGTCGACGATTTGTGAGTCGATCTGGCGGGCTACTGCGGGCAAGTCCTGGCTGCCCGGCACATCGGCGGCGAATACCAATGGGCTGAATGCACACAGCCCCAGGAAACGGATACATCCTTTACGCAGGCTCATCGGATCGTTGAGCCCTGGCCATCGGAGGTCGCTGCTGTTTTCAGATCAGTGTCGAGATAGTGCATGGTTGACTCCCTTTCGATCCGCCCAGCCTCGGCAGTTGACCGCGCCAAGTCAAGGCATGGAGAAGAACCGATTGAAACAGCCTGCAACAAGGATCGCGCCAGACTCGTCATTCAAGTGCAAATGATGGCCACCTGGCAGGGTTGTCACGGTAAAGGGTAGCTGGGAAAGCAATTCGGGATGTTTCGCCAGCATGCCGTCAGCGGCGACCACCAACTGTGCAGGGCACCCTACGCGGCGCACGAATGCCATGGCTTGTTCGTCAGTCAGACGCACCGGCGAGGCCAGGGTCAAACGGCTATCCGTACGCCAGGTGTAGCCCCCCGGCACCGGCATCAAACCACGCTGGGCCAGCAGTTCGGCGGCTTCGCGACTGACGGCCACCAGGCCTTTCATCCGCACTTCAACCGCGCGTTCAAGGGTGTCGTAGACCGGCTTGCGCTTGTCCCGCAGGTCCAGTTGCGCCTGCAACGCCATGCCCAGTCGCTCGGCAGCGTTCTCGCCACTGGCGGTGGGAGGGATCACGCCGTCGATCAACGCCAGGTGCGTCACGCGCTCCGGCAAGGCACCGGCCAGCACCAGGGATACGATGGCGCCAAGGGAATGGCCAAGTAATGCAAAACGTTTCCAACCCAGTTGCTCGGCCACTTGCAGCACGTCTGAGACGTAATCCCACAAGGCATACCCCGCACCTGCGGGACGATGCGCCGAATGCCCATGCCCCGCCATATCCAGGGCCACGATGCGCAAGCCCACAAGCTTCGGCGCCAGGCGCGCAAAGCTGTTGGCATTGTCCAGCCAGCCATGCAGGGCGATCACCGGTAAACCGTCCTCGGGACCATACAGGTGGGCCGCCAACTCGATATGCGGCAGGCTCAGGCGAACCTCTTCGACGGATGTGCTCATGCGCAACTGCGCTCCCGGGCTTGCCAGCGGGAGAACAGATCCTTGATCAAGGTGGCGGTGTCCTGCGGGCGCTCAAGGGGGAACATGTGACCACCGGGCATGGTGAGCATTTCGCCCATGGGCAGGCGCCCGACGC
It encodes:
- a CDS encoding response regulator, with the protein product MHTPPVPVKDEQKAAVIADDKRWNTRALIVDDDVPIRELLIDYLARFNILATGVTDGTAMRLAMQAETFDVVVLDLMLPGEDGLSLCRWLRGESDIPILMLTARCEPTDRIIGLELGADDYMSKPFEPRELVARIQTILRRVRDDRTEQRANIRFDNWRLNSVLRQLVADDGLVVPLSNAEFRLLWVFIERPRRVLSREQLLDAARGRSIEAFDRSIDLLVSRLRQKLGDDPKAPQLIKTVRGEGYLFDARDIG
- a CDS encoding sensor histidine kinase, translating into MRAPFNTLFGRLFGVLLVAIVLAHGLAYFWFHHYGQPPPPPPPRPEQFIEPPDGARPPPPRENSDRPWFGGPVVPLTFQFFSLIIAAWYGAKLLSRPIQRLSEAAERLSLDLDSPPLDESGPREARQAALTFNLMQKRIREQVSQRARMLGAVSHDLRTPLSRLKLRLEQIEDTRLQGQMRQDLNDMIGMLDATLSYLHEQRTSETRQWLDVQALVESMSENAQDQGSDVQFAGTCAPLQVQPMALRSCLNNLIDNALRYAGSARLELDDSREALVIRVIDHGPGIATDKRETVFEPFYRLEGSRNRNSGGVGLGMTIAKDAVERLGGRLTLEETPGGGLTAVMWLPRA
- a CDS encoding AI-2E family transporter, whose amino-acid sequence is MLNNDRLLVQILLLVLFGASFWVMAPFWSALFWGAVLAFASWPLMVLLTRWLGGRESLAAGILTLGWMLLVAVPLVWLGFNLADHVRDAVALIKDIQVDGLPEAPSWLGAIPFVGERLVAMWNSIDQQGAALMVSLKPYLGQVGNWLLARSAQIGGGILELTLSLVFVFFFYRDGPRLAMFVHRLLERLIGERAGYYIELVAGTVQRVVNGVIGTAAAQAVLALIGFLIAGVPGALVLGIVTFLLSLIPMGPPLVWIPATAWLAWKGDYTYAVFLGVWGTFVISGVDNVLKPYLISRGGNLPLVIVLLGVFGGLIAFGFIGLFIGPTLLAVAYSLLMDWSATQAQGRHEDKPL
- a CDS encoding DUF4892 domain-containing protein, whose translation is MSLRKGCIRFLGLCAFSPLVFAADVPGSQDLPAVARQIDSQIVDYRPAEEKERIYPMGAIRKISGQLRYEDQAIARGQATAITYELPAEHTSSDAFTATREALQQKGAQLLFWCKARDCGESSLWANEIFGNAKLVGADSQQEYLLLRLAEPQANSLIALYGITRGNRRAYLHVEQLDASAPLGGLLPTSATLLRELKSTGELDFPALGAEPDETWLTLISRGLNLDTTLRVSLTGPNAEAWRQALIEKGVRGARMETGSAETKGLHVHLIR
- a CDS encoding alpha/beta fold hydrolase, whose amino-acid sequence is MSTSVEEVRLSLPHIELAAHLYGPEDGLPVIALHGWLDNANSFARLAPKLVGLRIVALDMAGHGHSAHRPAGAGYALWDYVSDVLQVAEQLGWKRFALLGHSLGAIVSLVLAGALPERVTHLALIDGVIPPTASGENAAERLGMALQAQLDLRDKRKPVYDTLERAVEVRMKGLVAVSREAAELLAQRGLMPVPGGYTWRTDSRLTLASPVRLTDEQAMAFVRRVGCPAQLVVAADGMLAKHPELLSQLPFTVTTLPGGHHLHLNDESGAILVAGCFNRFFSMP